From Aquificaceae bacterium, a single genomic window includes:
- the dut gene encoding dUTP diphosphatase, translating into MKIKVKRLPHSEGLPLPFYATEHASGMDLLAAVYEPLVLRPLQRVLVPTGIVIELPQGYEAQIRPRSGLAIRHGITLLNTPGTIDADYRGEIKVILINLGEEGFTINRGDRIAQMVICPVVKVELEEVEELSDTHRSDGGFGSTGYNI; encoded by the coding sequence ATGAAGATAAAGGTCAAGAGGCTTCCACACTCAGAGGGACTCCCACTGCCCTTTTATGCCACAGAGCATGCCTCTGGCATGGACCTGCTGGCTGCAGTCTATGAGCCCCTAGTTCTAAGGCCCCTGCAGAGGGTCCTCGTGCCCACAGGCATCGTAATTGAGCTGCCACAGGGCTACGAAGCTCAGATAAGACCGAGAAGTGGCCTCGCCATAAGACACGGCATAACCCTTCTCAATACCCCAGGTACCATAGATGCGGACTACAGAGGGGAGATAAAGGTGATTCTCATAAACCTCGGGGAAGAGGGCTTTACCATAAACAGAGGGGACAGAATAGCGCAGATGGTCATATGTCCTGTGGTAAAGGTGGAGCTGGAGGAGGTGGAGGAACTCAGCGATACACATAGGTCTGATGGAGGCTTTGGCTCAACGGGATATAATATATAG